TAGTAGAGACGCTATAAAGCCATTTTTATTTAATTTATTCTATGATCGCGCAATCATTAGAATATCAAATCCCTTCAGGTTCTTGCTTGCGAAATTCATATCATATAAGCGTGAAGTAAATGCTATAAAAGCATATATGAAAATTGGTGGTAGTTCCCCTCTACTTTCACATACTATAAAGCAAGCGGAGGCTTTAGAGGATTTGCTTAACGCTACTAAAAGATCTGATTATTGTTGCCCTTATGCTGACATGATATTTGAAGAGAACATAAATACTGGTGTATCTATGATGGCTAAAGATATCATAGAAAATGTAATGGAATTTTCAAAGCAAGGACAGTACCATAATACGTATAAAGTATTCATAGGGATGCGATATTGGCATCCTTTTATTGAGAGTATAGTGCATGATGTGCTTAATTTCTCTCCAGAGAAAATCATACTATTGCCGCTATACCCTCAATTTTCAACCACAACAACTGGATCATCATTTAATGCTTGGAAGAAAATTATACGCGGTACAAAACTAGAAAATGTAGAGAGTCACTACATATGCTGTTATTATAATAATGAGAAATTTATAGAAGCACACACAGAACTTATATTGCAAGAATATAATAAAGCTATAAAGTATGGAAGACCGCGTATATTATTTTCTGGGCATAGTTTGCCACAGAGCATAATAGATTCAGGTGACTCATATCAATTCCAAGTGGAGGAAACAACTAAGTTAATAGTTAAGAAGCTAAAAGAGCATTTTGGAAGTATAGACTATAGAGTATGTTACCAGAGCAAGGTTGGGCCAATGAAATGGTTGTCGCCATCTACAAAATCTGAAATCATTGCTGCTGCGAGTGAGAAATGTCCAGTTGTGATAGTCCCTATAGCGTTTGTTTCTGAGCATATTGAAACATTGGTTGAGCTTGATATAGAATATAAGAAGCTTGCAAGTAAATTAGGAATTGAGCACTATTTTAGGGTGTCTGCGTTGCAAACAAATAAAAAATTTATTGATTGTCTTGCAAGGTTATGCACAAATAATTATAATTGTGACGGTGAAGTATTAGAGCAGGATAATGTAAAGTTTTGCTCAGGTGATGATTATCAAAGTGAAGCTAATGCTTCGTATTATAAAAAGAAAAGATGTGGTGATTTTATAAAATGCTTTAAAAGGAATAGTTGTTAGTTAAAAGTGACTAATGCAAGTGATTACTTTGTTGTGCAAGCATTTATTAATGCAATGTATAGCAGAATTATTTTTTGTGCTTTATGCAAGCGGTGGTTATTAGTCAAAACACGGAGCTGCAGTTTATATAACAATGGATAGTAGAAGATTAGGTTTAGAATTGAGGCCTTCTTTAAGAAAGCTCTCATGGTGTGTGCTTGAAGCAGATGAGCGAAAAGTGCTTTATCTTTGCCAAGTGCTTGGTATTCATGAGGTGCTATCTAGAGTGCTTGTAAATCGTGGTTATTCTGATCCAGATATGGCTGCTAAATTTCTTATTCCTAAAGTGAAAGACTCTCTTCCAGATCCATTTCTTCTGAAAGACATAGATATTGCAGCAGATCGTATAATTTCTGCAATACAGAATCAAGAGAAGGTAACCATTTTTGCAGATTATGACGTAGACGGCGCAACCTCATCTGCATTGCTTAAGAAGTTTCTCTGTGAGTGTGGAATTTTACCTGGCATATATATTCCGCACAGAATCAATGAAGGGTATGGTCCTAACGTAGGTGCTATCCAACAGATAAAAGCAAATGGTACAAGTCTTTTAATTACAGTTGATTGTGGAACAACAGCATTTGAGCCGCTGAGTGAAGCAAAGAAAATAGGTCTTGATGTCATTGTACTTGACCATCACATGGCAGATGGAAAGCTGCCTGACGCGCTTGCAATTGTGAATCCCAACAGGTTAGATGACGATTTTCCATACAAAAGTATAGCAGCTGTTGCTGTAACATTTATGACTGTGATAGCTGTGCGTACTAAGTTAAGAAAGATAAACTGGTTTGGAACTAATAAGGAGCCAGATTTAATTCAATATTTAGATCTAGTGGCACTTGGTACAGTTTGTGATATTATGCCTCTTACTGGTTTAAATAGAGCATTTGTTGCTCAAGGATTGCAACTTATTGCAAAGAGGAATAATTTAGGGCTTAGGATGATTGCTGATGTTGTAAAGTTAGACGCAAAACCTCGCAGCTTTCATCTTGGATACATAATAGGACCAAGGATAAATGCAGGTGGTAGGATAAGCAAGCCAGAACTTGGTGCTGCACTACTAACAACTATAGACCCTATAGAAGCTCATGATATAGCAAGTAAGCTGAATATGCTCAATCAAGAGAGAAGGGAGATTGAAAAGCAGGCGCTTGATGAAATAATCTCACAAATCGAGCTAGAGGTTAGTGAATCGCCAGTAATATTTGCTGTGGGTGAAAATTGGCATATTGGAGTTCTTGGGATCTTAGCAAGTCGCGTGAAAGAGCAGTATAATAAGCCGTCAATAGTGATTTCTGTAAGTGGTGGAGTAGGTAAAGGTTCTGCAAGGTCTATACATGGTATAGACCTTGGCTTAATTATACAGTCTGCTAAGGAAATGAATATGTTGATAGATGGTGGCGGGCATGCGATGGCTGGCGGATTCACAATAGACTTATCGAAAGTTAATGAATTTAAGGATTTCGTACAAAAAAAAATAATGGCTATCAAATATATAGATAACTTATTTGAAGAAGCACTTGAGCTTAAAGTAGATTCTGTCATAACTGTTCATACTGCAAATGATAATCTTATCGAAATTTTGGAAAAAGCAGAGCCATTTGGTAATGGTAATCCTCAGCCTAGATTTGCTATACTGAATGCTATAGTGTTGCGCGCAACTCAATTTGGGTCTTCGCATATATCATTATTGATTCGAGATCAAGACGATATAATTTCACGCAAGACTCTTAAGTGTCTATTTTTTAAAGCTTTGGAAAAAGATTATGGGCAGCTATTGCTTAATTCAGTAAATAAAACGTTAGATGTAGTTGGTACTCTTCAGAGTGACGACTGGGAAAGAAGTAAGGTAAAATTTATTATAGAAGATATTACTTTTCATGGATGATATAGAATTCAGAAGAAATCTTGAGAACTTCTCAGCATTTGCAAGAGTAGGAATAATTGGTATGGGTGCTTGGGGTTCTGCTGTTGCTTTACTTGCCGCACCAAAAGCAGCTAGTATAGTTTGTTATGCAAAAAATTATGAAAAGTTACATAGCAAGCTTCTGCCATATCAAGATAAAATAGAGGTTGTTGATTCTTTCTTGCCACTGAGAGAGGTGGATTTAATATGTATATCAGTGCCTGCTCAAGCTTTTCGGTCTGTAATGTCGGAATTATCGCTGAGCGTTGATCTTGGTTGTAAGACGTTGCTGATTTGTTCAAAAGGTATAGAAAATGAGACTTGTGCTTTGATGAGCGACATAAGTGATGAAGTATCTAATAATGCACCTGTTGCTGTGCTATCTGGGCCTAATTTTGCAAGTGAGGTTATGCTTGGGAAGCCAGCAGCAACAGTAATTGCATGCCAAAAGTTAGATGTAGCAGCTAAAATTATCAATGCATTTTCCAGTCAAATATTCAGGCCATATTACTCAGATGATATATATGGTGTTCAGATATGTGGTGCTGCGAAAAATGTAATAGCTATAGCAGCAGGTGTCATTTCAGCACTGGATTTTGGACAAAATGCTCATGCTGCACTTATCGCAAGGGGCTTGGTAGAAATAGGAAGGCTCATTACAAGGCGTGGTGGGCAGTATAAAACACTGAATGGACTTGCAGGTGTTGGTGATTTAGTATTGACATGCGGTAGTAATGAATCAAGGAATAGAAAATTTGGCTCTGATATCATAACAACAAAAAGTAACATACAAGACCTAATATCAAAAAGTACTGTAGAAGGATATTATACTGCAAAAAGCTTGTACGATCTTGGCAAGAGGTTAAATATTGACATACCTATAGTTGAATGCATATATGAATTGCTTTATGAAGGTGGTGATGCACATTCTGTGATTGAAAGAGTGCTGAGCAGGCCTCTATCGCTAGATTCGCATTTTTATAGCTTATAAAGCAAATAATGTATTATAGTAACAATATCTATTAGAAATATGAATTGTTCGTCTAAACTTGCAATGTGCTGGAAAGATACAAATGATACGGCGGATTTTTCTATTGTTTTGGTTTTTGAAATGGGTTTTATATCGGCAAAGACAATTTTATTGTATTTGTTTTAATTATAATTGCTGTGTAGCTTAAATGAGAAGCCGTAAAATATCCGTTATATTTCTCTGTGTAGTTGTTGGGTTATGCTATATGGTGTATAATTTTTATTTAAGAGTGTTACATTATGAGTCTGGAGTGAGTGTTGAAATTATAATAAAACCATATACTAAAACTTACGCTATAGCTTCAATGCTTGAAGAAAGAGAGCTCATAAAAAATAGATACTTTTTTTATATTGTGGCAAGGTACTTACAGATTATGCATGGAAAGAAGCTTCAGGCAGGGGAGTATAGGTTTGAGGGTAATCTGACTCAGCCAGAGATTTTAGACAAGATTGTTAATGGAAGAGTATTTATACGCAAATTAACTGTACCTGAAGGGTATACCATTTCACAGATTAATTTTCTTATGGATGCTGCGGAAGGAATAAAGAAGTCTAATGATGCTATTAAAGTTGTTGAAGGGTCATTGTTACCTGGAACTTATCTTTATACATATGGTACAGAAAGTGATATTATGCTTGAAAAGATGTCACTTGAAATGGAAAAATTCTTAGAAGAAGCGTGGGAAGGTTGTAGCGCATTTTCAAGGTCATTACTTGGGACAAAGGATAATGCTTTGATTCTTGCATCTATAGTTGAGAGAGAAACAGGGCTTGATAGTGAGAGAACATTAATAGCTAGAGTTTATCTAAATAGATTGGCAAAAAGTATGCCTTTGCAAGCGGATCCTACTGTTATATACGGCATAACAGGTGGTAGAGGAGTATTTGATCGAAAGTTGACTTTTAATGACTTAAAATATGATTCGCCGTATAATACATATATAACTCGTGAACTTCCACCGACGCCTATTTGTAATCCTGGTAGAGCTTCTATACTTGCAGCTATGCATCCAGCTGAAAGTGATGCGCTTTACTTTGTTGCTGATGGATCTGGTGGACATGTATTTTCTAAGACTTTTGATGAACATAAAGCAAGCATTAGAGAAATCAGAAATAGAGATTAGTAACAACTCTTTCATAAATGCAGATAATTGGCTGTTAAATGATAATTATATCTCATTTGAGGATTTTCTAATCCCTCATTTTATCGATTTTATTGAAAGGCGGTATGCCATTTACCTCGAAGTTGGTGTAGAGCTTGAGTTTTATGTATTAAATGTTTCATCTGAAAATCTTGAACATTTTTTAGCTGAGCTGCAATCTACAGGTATCAATTGTCAAAAAGAAAGAGGAGAGAATCAGTACGAAGTTATAGTACCGTACCAGAGAATTTCAAAGCAATTCCTGCAACATATTTCAGGGTATAAGGCGTATATAGAGAGTGCGAGCGCAAAATATGGTATAAATACCATTTTTGATGGTATGCCATATGAGAATGATTATGGTTCTGCTACGCATTTTCATGTTAGTGCAATGTGTATCAAGGATAATATAAACTTATTTTCCGAAGGAGAAATAGCGAAAAATAAGTTGCTGCTGAACTTTATTGCGGGAATTTTAAAGAATGTTAAAGCAGCCACTTATTTTTTAATAGGAGACCTTGAAGCAGAATATAAAAGGTTTCGCAGTGGATTTTTAGCTCCAACTCATATAGCATGGGGTGGAAATAATAGAACTGCGCTTGTTAGGATTCCGGACTCTCCAAAGCAGAATAG
This region of Candidatus Lariskella endosymbiont of Epinotia ramella genomic DNA includes:
- a CDS encoding NAD(P)H-dependent glycerol-3-phosphate dehydrogenase, whose translation is MDDIEFRRNLENFSAFARVGIIGMGAWGSAVALLAAPKAASIVCYAKNYEKLHSKLLPYQDKIEVVDSFLPLREVDLICISVPAQAFRSVMSELSLSVDLGCKTLLICSKGIENETCALMSDISDEVSNNAPVAVLSGPNFASEVMLGKPAATVIACQKLDVAAKIINAFSSQIFRPYYSDDIYGVQICGAAKNVIAIAAGVISALDFGQNAHAALIARGLVEIGRLITRRGGQYKTLNGLAGVGDLVLTCGSNESRNRKFGSDIITTKSNIQDLISKSTVEGYYTAKSLYDLGKRLNIDIPIVECIYELLYEGGDAHSVIERVLSRPLSLDSHFYSL
- the hemH gene encoding ferrochelatase, which encodes MDKKIAVVLFNLGGPSSRDAIKPFLFNLFYDRAIIRISNPFRFLLAKFISYKREVNAIKAYMKIGGSSPLLSHTIKQAEALEDLLNATKRSDYCCPYADMIFEENINTGVSMMAKDIIENVMEFSKQGQYHNTYKVFIGMRYWHPFIESIVHDVLNFSPEKIILLPLYPQFSTTTTGSSFNAWKKIIRGTKLENVESHYICCYYNNEKFIEAHTELILQEYNKAIKYGRPRILFSGHSLPQSIIDSGDSYQFQVEETTKLIVKKLKEHFGSIDYRVCYQSKVGPMKWLSPSTKSEIIAAASEKCPVVIVPIAFVSEHIETLVELDIEYKKLASKLGIEHYFRVSALQTNKKFIDCLARLCTNNYNCDGEVLEQDNVKFCSGDDYQSEANASYYKKKRCGDFIKCFKRNSC
- the mltG gene encoding endolytic transglycosylase MltG, with the translated sequence MLEERELIKNRYFFYIVARYLQIMHGKKLQAGEYRFEGNLTQPEILDKIVNGRVFIRKLTVPEGYTISQINFLMDAAEGIKKSNDAIKVVEGSLLPGTYLYTYGTESDIMLEKMSLEMEKFLEEAWEGCSAFSRSLLGTKDNALILASIVERETGLDSERTLIARVYLNRLAKSMPLQADPTVIYGITGGRGVFDRKLTFNDLKYDSPYNTYITRELPPTPICNPGRASILAAMHPAESDALYFVADGSGGHVFSKTFDEHKASIREIRNRD
- the recJ gene encoding single-stranded-DNA-specific exonuclease RecJ, translating into MDSRRLGLELRPSLRKLSWCVLEADERKVLYLCQVLGIHEVLSRVLVNRGYSDPDMAAKFLIPKVKDSLPDPFLLKDIDIAADRIISAIQNQEKVTIFADYDVDGATSSALLKKFLCECGILPGIYIPHRINEGYGPNVGAIQQIKANGTSLLITVDCGTTAFEPLSEAKKIGLDVIVLDHHMADGKLPDALAIVNPNRLDDDFPYKSIAAVAVTFMTVIAVRTKLRKINWFGTNKEPDLIQYLDLVALGTVCDIMPLTGLNRAFVAQGLQLIAKRNNLGLRMIADVVKLDAKPRSFHLGYIIGPRINAGGRISKPELGAALLTTIDPIEAHDIASKLNMLNQERREIEKQALDEIISQIELEVSESPVIFAVGENWHIGVLGILASRVKEQYNKPSIVISVSGGVGKGSARSIHGIDLGLIIQSAKEMNMLIDGGGHAMAGGFTIDLSKVNEFKDFVQKKIMAIKYIDNLFEEALELKVDSVITVHTANDNLIEILEKAEPFGNGNPQPRFAILNAIVLRATQFGSSHISLLIRDQDDIISRKTLKCLFFKALEKDYGQLLLNSVNKTLDVVGTLQSDDWERSKVKFIIEDITFHG